The genomic DNA ATCCGCTCCAACGGCAAAGGCGCCATACCACTGCGGCCCGGCAAGAAACTCATCATAGGCCTGATGCATGGCCCAGGCCTGCGGATAGGCCGCGGCAAGCGCCTGCGGTGCAGGGCCTTGGAGCGCGGCGGCGGGCACGGGCTGATCGCTGTTCACAAGGCCGGAGACCGCTGTGAAGGACAGGGCGGTGATCGCCACCACAGCGCCAAAAAGAGTTGATCGCTTCAACATGCCGCAAGTGTCGCAAAGCCCTGTGGCACCAACATGGCACCTTGGCGGCGGCGGGTTGGCGCACTACCTCTGTCGGCATGAAACCTCTCGCCCTTGCCGCCCTCTTCGCCCTGCCGCCCCTAGCCACCGCCTGCGCGGATGAAACCCTCACCGGCTATGCCTCTGGCCTGTACCAGCTGGAAGAGATTGACGGCGAAGGCTTTGAATGGGGCGCCACGCTCGACCTGAGCGAAGCCGGGCGGATCGCGGGGCAAGCGCCCTGCAACAGCTACTCGGCAGCGCAGGACGCCCCCTACCCGTGGTTTCAACCCGGCCCGATCGCCGCCACCCGGCGGGCCTGCCTGCACCTGAACGGCGAGGCAGCCTTCTTCAAGGCGCTCTCCGAGATGACTCTGGCAGAGGCTTCCGGGCCAGTGCTGATCCTGTCCAACGAGGCGGGGCGCGAAATGGTGTTTCGGCGCAGCAACGGCGAGTGACGCCCTAGCCCTTGGCGAGCACCCGCATCAGGCGCCCGCGCGCGCCGGGCAAAGGTTTTTCGCCCAGCGAAGCCCTGAGCTG from Oceanicola sp. D3 includes the following:
- a CDS encoding META domain-containing protein gives rise to the protein MKPLALAALFALPPLATACADETLTGYASGLYQLEEIDGEGFEWGATLDLSEAGRIAGQAPCNSYSAAQDAPYPWFQPGPIAATRRACLHLNGEAAFFKALSEMTLAEASGPVLILSNEAGREMVFRRSNGE